From the Xenorhabdus ishibashii genome, one window contains:
- the cytR gene encoding DNA-binding transcriptional regulator CytR, translated as MEKKNFAQATMKDVAKVAGVSTATVSRTLMNPDKVSARTRQKVENAVLEVGYYPHNLSKNSRRNESRIILVIVPNISDPFFTEVIRGIEETATEHGYLVLIGDYRHQQQQEHAFINLLITKRIDGMVLLGSDIPFDVSKEEQKNLPPMVMANEFDPALELPTVHIDNLTAAFNATHHLQKLGHTRIACITGSETMPLCHYRLQGYVQALRRSGQDIREEYIIRGDFTHESGATLAAALLTLPEPPSAIFCHSDVMAMGAMWQAKKMGLKLPEDLSIVGFDNLNLAQYCEPALTTVGHPRYEIGHHSILLLLEQLQGGLVSKGSRLLEAELIIRASTCSPKS; from the coding sequence ATGGAAAAAAAGAATTTCGCACAGGCAACCATGAAAGATGTTGCCAAAGTGGCTGGCGTTTCTACCGCAACTGTATCAAGAACATTAATGAATCCTGACAAGGTTTCTGCCCGTACACGTCAGAAGGTTGAGAATGCGGTATTGGAGGTTGGTTACTATCCCCACAACCTGAGCAAAAATTCACGGCGCAATGAATCCAGAATTATATTGGTTATTGTTCCCAATATCAGTGATCCTTTCTTTACTGAGGTTATTCGGGGCATTGAAGAAACCGCTACTGAACATGGTTACTTGGTTCTGATTGGTGATTACAGGCATCAACAGCAGCAAGAACATGCATTTATCAATCTTCTGATCACCAAACGCATTGATGGTATGGTGCTACTGGGTTCCGACATCCCTTTCGATGTTTCCAAAGAAGAACAAAAAAATCTGCCTCCCATGGTGATGGCTAATGAATTCGATCCGGCACTGGAACTCCCCACTGTCCATATTGACAACCTGACAGCCGCCTTCAATGCCACCCATCATTTGCAAAAACTGGGGCACACACGTATTGCCTGCATTACTGGGTCGGAAACCATGCCACTGTGCCACTATCGCTTGCAAGGTTATGTCCAGGCATTGCGGCGCTCAGGGCAAGACATTCGCGAAGAATATATTATCCGCGGTGATTTCACCCATGAAAGCGGAGCGACATTGGCGGCAGCACTGCTTACCTTGCCAGAGCCTCCAAGCGCTATTTTCTGCCATAGTGATGTCATGGCAATGGGCGCAATGTGGCAAGCTAAAAAAATGGGATTAAAATTACCAGAAGATCTCTCTATTGTCGGTTTCGATAATTTAAATCTGGCTCAATACTGCGAACCAGCTTTAACCACGGTGGGACATCCCCGTTATGAGATTGGGCATCACTCCATTTTGTTGTTGCTGGAACAGCTCCAAGGCGGTCTGGTATCCAAAGGTTCACGGTTATTGGAGGCAGAATTGATTATTCGTGCGAGTACATGTTCGCCTAAAAGCTAG
- the ftsN gene encoding cell division protein FtsN: MAQRDYVSRGRSNPRRKSTGKKKNQSQGLPKTTLAVAVALVVMFIGGLYFIVHNKQEGNKQEESAQNASQSHQTKGHGLPPKPEERWSYIKELENRPVNESSIQEGDAIVNKPLNQPLQLTPEQKQLLEQMQADMRQPPISLKEVPYNSEPVPRSRVLINPPAQQQNTEQTLPEQKPAAVPEKRPLSSSQANTKSEINEAKLMLQCGSFRTMEQAESVRASLAFAGIESQITTKDNWNRVVLGPYKNKASAEKMRERVAGAGVPGCILRPTRG, encoded by the coding sequence GTGGCACAACGAGATTATGTGAGTCGCGGGCGTAGCAATCCCCGTCGGAAAAGTACTGGTAAGAAAAAAAATCAGTCTCAAGGATTACCCAAAACTACATTAGCCGTTGCTGTGGCCTTGGTGGTCATGTTTATTGGTGGGCTTTATTTCATCGTACACAATAAACAGGAGGGAAATAAGCAGGAAGAAAGTGCACAAAATGCTTCACAGTCCCATCAAACCAAGGGGCACGGCCTGCCACCAAAACCAGAAGAGCGCTGGAGTTACATCAAGGAATTGGAAAACCGTCCTGTTAATGAATCTTCTATACAGGAAGGCGATGCAATCGTAAATAAACCACTAAACCAGCCCCTTCAACTAACACCTGAGCAGAAACAGCTACTCGAACAAATGCAAGCAGATATGCGCCAGCCGCCTATTTCATTGAAAGAGGTGCCTTATAACAGTGAACCTGTTCCACGTTCACGTGTGTTGATCAATCCTCCTGCGCAACAACAAAATACTGAACAGACTTTGCCAGAACAAAAGCCAGCAGCCGTGCCGGAAAAAAGGCCTTTATCTTCTTCCCAAGCCAATACAAAGTCTGAAATCAATGAGGCGAAATTGATGCTACAATGTGGCTCTTTCCGCACAATGGAACAGGCAGAATCCGTCCGTGCCAGTCTTGCGTTTGCAGGCATTGAAAGTCAGATTACCACGAAAGATAATTGGAACCGTGTTGTACTTGGCCCTTATAAAAATAAAGCCAGCGCTGAAAAAATGCGCGAACGGGTTGCAGGAGCTGGTGTACCTGGCTGTATTCTCCGCCCCACTAGGGGTTGA
- the hslV gene encoding ATP-dependent protease subunit HslV has protein sequence MTTIVSVRRNGKVVIGGDGQATMGHTVMKGNVRKVRRLYNDKVIAGFAGGTADAFTLFELFERKLEMHQGHLTKAAVELAKDWRTDRMLRKLEALLAVADENASLIITGNGDVIQPENDLIAIGSGGSYAQAAARAMLETTELSAREIAERALTIAGDICIYTNHNHNFEELPSKA, from the coding sequence GTGACTACAATCGTAAGTGTTCGCCGTAATGGCAAAGTCGTCATCGGTGGTGATGGACAAGCAACAATGGGTCATACCGTTATGAAAGGCAATGTCCGCAAAGTACGCCGCCTTTACAATGACAAAGTCATCGCGGGTTTTGCCGGCGGTACTGCTGATGCTTTCACACTGTTCGAACTGTTTGAACGGAAACTCGAAATGCATCAAGGGCACCTGACCAAAGCAGCCGTTGAACTAGCCAAAGACTGGCGAACGGATCGCATGCTACGCAAGCTGGAAGCCCTGCTTGCTGTCGCAGATGAAAACGCTTCTCTGATCATTACAGGCAATGGTGATGTGATTCAGCCAGAAAATGACCTTATCGCCATTGGTTCCGGTGGATCATACGCACAGGCCGCAGCCCGCGCTATGTTGGAAACAACTGAACTCAGTGCCAGAGAAATCGCAGAACGCGCTTTAACTATCGCTGGCGATATCTGCATCTACACCAACCATAATCACAACTTCGAAGAACTGCCTTCGAAAGCGTAA
- the hslU gene encoding HslU--HslV peptidase ATPase subunit, which yields MSEMTPREIVSELNNHIIGQDKAKRAVAIALRNRWRRMQLDESLRHEVTPKNILMIGPTGVGKTEIARRLAKLANAPFIKVEATKFTEVGYVGKEVDSIIRDLTDAAVKIVRLQSIEKNRYRAEELAEERILDVLLPPAKNNWGQTETQSEPSSTRQAFRKKLREGQLDDKEIEIEVSAAPVGVEIMAPPGMEEMTNQLQSMFQNLAGQRQKSRKMKIKDAFKLLVEEEAAKLVNPEELKQQAIDAVEQHGIVFIDEIDKICKRGQTSGPDVSREGVQRDLLPLVEGCTVSTKHGMVKTDHILFIASGAFQVASPSDLIPELQGRLPIRVELQALTTEDFERILTEPNASLTEQYKALMATEGMGIEFTTDGIRKIAEAAWQVNETTENIGARRLHTVLERMMEDISFDASERQGQSVEINADYVKEHLDELVADEDLSRFIL from the coding sequence ATGTCTGAAATGACTCCTCGCGAAATTGTCAGCGAACTAAACAATCATATTATCGGTCAGGACAAAGCAAAACGTGCCGTTGCTATTGCCCTGCGTAACCGCTGGCGCCGCATGCAGTTAGATGAATCACTGCGTCATGAAGTCACTCCCAAAAATATTTTGATGATAGGCCCAACCGGTGTCGGTAAAACCGAGATTGCCCGTCGTCTGGCAAAACTGGCCAATGCTCCTTTTATCAAGGTTGAAGCAACTAAGTTCACCGAAGTGGGTTATGTTGGTAAAGAAGTCGATTCCATCATTCGTGATCTCACTGACGCAGCAGTAAAAATAGTGCGTCTGCAATCCATTGAGAAGAACCGCTATCGAGCAGAAGAGTTAGCAGAAGAGCGTATTCTGGATGTTCTACTACCACCAGCAAAAAATAACTGGGGACAGACAGAAACTCAATCTGAGCCGTCTTCAACCCGTCAGGCATTCCGCAAGAAATTGCGTGAAGGTCAGTTAGACGATAAAGAAATTGAAATTGAAGTTTCAGCCGCTCCTGTTGGTGTTGAAATCATGGCACCTCCGGGCATGGAAGAGATGACCAATCAGTTACAATCCATGTTCCAAAACCTGGCTGGCCAGCGTCAAAAAAGCCGTAAGATGAAAATCAAAGACGCATTTAAGTTGCTGGTCGAAGAAGAAGCGGCAAAACTGGTCAATCCTGAAGAACTGAAACAGCAGGCAATTGATGCAGTTGAACAACATGGCATCGTTTTCATTGATGAGATCGATAAAATTTGTAAACGCGGTCAGACCTCCGGTCCAGATGTTTCCCGTGAAGGTGTCCAGCGCGATCTGCTGCCACTGGTAGAAGGTTGCACAGTTTCCACTAAACACGGTATGGTCAAAACTGATCACATCCTGTTTATCGCCTCCGGTGCATTCCAGGTTGCCAGCCCTTCTGATCTTATCCCAGAACTTCAAGGCCGCTTGCCAATCCGCGTTGAATTGCAAGCCCTGACGACCGAAGACTTTGAACGTATCCTGACCGAACCTAATGCTTCACTGACTGAACAGTACAAAGCTCTGATGGCAACTGAAGGCATGGGTATTGAATTCACGACTGACGGTATCCGTAAAATTGCGGAAGCAGCATGGCAAGTTAATGAAACCACTGAAAATATTGGTGCCCGTCGTCTGCACACCGTGCTTGAGCGCATGATGGAAGACATCTCTTTCGACGCCAGCGAACGTCAAGGACAATCTGTCGAAATCAATGCCGATTACGTCAAAGAGCACTTGGACGAACTGGTTGCGGATGAAGATTTGAGTCGGTTTATTTTGTAA
- a CDS encoding 1,4-dihydroxy-2-naphthoate polyprenyltransferase: protein MSSTTSISQMQAWLESLRPKTLPLAVAAVITGSALASWTGHFKWPVALLALLTAAMLQILSNLANDYGDVTKGSDTEKRIGPKRGMQKGLITARQMKNALKITVLLSCLSGSSLIAVACNNPEDIIGFLILGILAIVAAITYTVGTRPYGYLGLGDISVLIFFGWLSVLGTYYLQAGTFSLSTVLPATASGLLSVAVLNINNLRDIENDRQNGKNTLAVRLGGKKARYYHVAVLLTAALCLVTFTLLYLNNGFSWLFLLAFPLLLKHMVQVLRDPTPEGMRPKLVQMVKAALLTNILFSIGLVLN, encoded by the coding sequence ATGAGCTCAACAACGTCTATCAGTCAGATGCAGGCATGGCTGGAAAGTTTACGCCCCAAAACGCTTCCACTGGCCGTTGCTGCCGTCATAACAGGCTCAGCCCTTGCGTCATGGACAGGGCATTTCAAATGGCCTGTCGCGTTACTGGCTTTATTAACCGCAGCCATGTTGCAAATTCTTTCCAACCTCGCCAACGATTATGGCGACGTTACCAAAGGTAGTGACACAGAAAAACGCATTGGCCCAAAACGCGGCATGCAAAAAGGCCTGATTACCGCAAGGCAGATGAAAAATGCATTGAAGATCACTGTACTGCTCTCTTGTTTATCAGGAAGTTCTCTCATTGCTGTAGCCTGCAATAACCCAGAGGACATTATTGGATTCTTGATATTGGGGATTCTGGCGATTGTCGCGGCTATTACCTATACCGTGGGTACTCGCCCTTATGGTTATCTGGGATTGGGGGACATTTCTGTCCTGATTTTCTTTGGCTGGTTAAGCGTTCTTGGCACCTACTATCTGCAAGCCGGTACTTTTTCCCTAAGTACCGTTTTGCCCGCAACTGCCAGTGGTTTACTCTCCGTCGCTGTCTTGAATATTAATAACCTACGCGATATCGAAAATGACCGCCAAAACGGCAAAAATACGTTGGCTGTCCGGTTAGGAGGAAAAAAGGCTCGCTATTACCATGTAGCCGTTCTGCTAACTGCCGCGCTCTGTCTTGTCACCTTCACCCTCCTATACCTGAACAATGGATTTAGTTGGTTGTTTCTGCTCGCTTTTCCTCTACTGTTGAAACATATGGTGCAAGTGCTGCGTGATCCAACACCTGAAGGTATGCGTCCCAAATTGGTACAAATGGTCAAAGCGGCATTATTGACTAATATTCTGTTTTCCATTGGATTGGTACTTAATTAG
- a CDS encoding type II toxin-antitoxin system death-on-curing family toxin, whose amino-acid sequence MIWVSAQEVIAFHDRILQRLPGVAGMPDSGRAEALIYRVQNRTHYEGVTDIFELAATYWVAIARGHIFNDGNKRTAFFVTMIFLYRNGIKLRDNDNTLENLTVEAATGEKTVDQLAQHLRELVDYTNPSYNP is encoded by the coding sequence ATGATATGGGTCAGCGCACAGGAAGTTATCGCTTTTCATGACCGTATATTACAGCGGCTTCCTGGCGTTGCTGGAATGCCTGACTCTGGCAGAGCCGAAGCGCTCATCTATCGAGTACAAAACCGTACACACTACGAAGGTGTAACAGACATTTTTGAACTTGCAGCCACCTATTGGGTTGCTATCGCTCGTGGTCATATTTTCAATGATGGTAATAAGCGCACGGCGTTTTTTGTTACCATGATTTTTCTCTACCGCAATGGTATCAAGCTCCGTGATAACGACAATACATTGGAAAACTTAACGGTAGAAGCTGCTACGGGTGAGAAAACTGTTGACCAGTTGGCACAGCACCTGCGCGAATTGGTGGACTATACTAACCCAAGCTATAATCCATGA
- a CDS encoding type II toxin-antitoxin system Phd/YefM family antitoxin has product MRTYTSTQARANISEVLDAATHGEPVEITRRNGSSAVVISKAEFEAYQNAKLDAEFDSIMQRHGHTVEALTNR; this is encoded by the coding sequence ATGCGTACATACACCTCAACCCAAGCACGAGCCAATATTTCAGAAGTGTTGGATGCTGCTACTCACGGCGAACCTGTTGAGATTACTCGTCGAAACGGCAGCTCAGCAGTCGTTATCAGTAAGGCAGAATTCGAGGCATACCAGAATGCCAAACTGGATGCAGAGTTCGATTCGATTATGCAGCGTCATGGGCATACGGTAGAGGCACTGACAAACCGATGA
- the rraA gene encoding ribonuclease E activity regulator RraA, giving the protein MKYDTSELCDIYQEDINVVEPIFSNFGGRTSFGGQIITVKCFEDNGLLYDLLEENGHGRILLVDGGGSVRKALVDAELAQLAVNNEWEGIVVYGAVRQVDYLAELDIGIQAMAAIPAGSNSEGMGESDIRVNFGGVTFFSGDYLYADNTGIVLSDFPLEIEEELS; this is encoded by the coding sequence ATGAAATATGATACTTCCGAACTTTGTGATATCTATCAAGAAGATATAAATGTGGTAGAGCCGATCTTTTCCAACTTTGGTGGGCGTACTTCATTTGGTGGTCAAATCATCACAGTGAAATGTTTTGAAGACAACGGCCTTCTTTATGATTTACTTGAAGAAAATGGACATGGTCGCATTTTGCTCGTTGATGGTGGTGGATCAGTACGCAAGGCACTCGTTGATGCCGAACTGGCTCAACTCGCCGTCAATAATGAGTGGGAAGGCATTGTCGTCTATGGCGCAGTGCGTCAAGTCGATTATCTCGCAGAGCTTGATATTGGTATTCAAGCAATGGCTGCTATTCCTGCTGGCTCCAATAGCGAAGGAATGGGAGAAAGTGATATCAGAGTGAATTTTGGTGGCGTCACATTCTTCTCTGGTGACTATCTCTACGCAGATAATACCGGCATTGTCTTATCCGATTTCCCTCTGGAGATTGAGGAAGAGTTAAGTTAA
- the zapB gene encoding cell division protein ZapB — protein sequence MSFEVFEKLESKVQQAIDTITLLQMEIEELKEKNAVLSQDVQNMADSRDSLARENEQLKQEQTAWQERLRTLLGKMEDVQ from the coding sequence ATGTCATTTGAAGTTTTTGAGAAACTAGAATCTAAAGTTCAGCAGGCGATTGATACCATCACTTTGCTGCAAATGGAAATTGAAGAATTAAAAGAAAAGAATGCAGTCTTGTCTCAGGATGTCCAGAATATGGCGGATAGCCGTGATTCTCTGGCACGTGAAAATGAGCAGCTCAAACAAGAACAAACCGCATGGCAAGAGCGCCTACGCACTCTGTTGGGTAAGATGGAAGATGTACAATAA
- the glpK gene encoding glycerol kinase GlpK produces MTTENTTEKKYIVALDQGTTSSRAVVLDHDANIVCISQREFPQIYPKPGWVEHDPMEIWASQSSTLVEVLAKADISSDQIASIGITNQRETTIVWEKETGKPVYNAIVWQCRRTADICTKLKQKEGLEEYIRHNTGLVLDPYFSGTKIKWILDNVEGARQRAENGELLFGTVDTWLVWKMTQGRVHVTDYSNASRTMLFNIHNLEWDQKILEELGIPRVMLPKVAASSEVYGQTNIGGKGGTRIPIAGIAGDQQAALYGQLCVFPGMAKNTYGTGCFLLMNTGKDAVRSNHGLLTTICCGPRGEVNYALEGAVFVGGASIQWLRDELKLIADATDSEYFATKVKDSNGVYVVPAFTGLGAPYWDPYARGAIFGLTRGANSNHIIRATLESIAYQTRDVLDAMQADAGTRLQALRVDGGAVANNFLMQFQSDILGTRVERPEVRESTALGAAFLAGLAVGFWRDLDEVKSKAVIEKEFRPSIETTERNHKYNGWKKAVARAQEWEDRA; encoded by the coding sequence ATGACAACAGAAAATACTACAGAAAAAAAATATATTGTTGCTCTGGATCAGGGCACGACCAGTTCACGCGCCGTTGTACTTGATCATGACGCTAATATTGTCTGTATCTCACAGCGTGAATTTCCGCAAATCTATCCCAAGCCTGGCTGGGTGGAACACGATCCAATGGAAATCTGGGCAAGTCAAAGTTCTACCTTAGTTGAGGTGCTGGCAAAAGCTGATATTAGTTCAGATCAAATTGCCAGCATTGGTATCACAAACCAGCGAGAAACAACCATTGTCTGGGAAAAAGAAACCGGAAAGCCGGTTTATAATGCAATTGTCTGGCAATGCCGCCGGACAGCAGATATTTGCACCAAACTGAAACAGAAAGAGGGACTGGAAGAATACATCCGTCACAATACAGGTTTGGTTCTTGATCCTTACTTCTCTGGTACAAAAATAAAATGGATTTTGGATAACGTCGAAGGTGCCCGTCAACGTGCTGAAAATGGTGAACTTTTATTCGGCACAGTCGATACATGGCTGGTCTGGAAAATGACTCAGGGACGCGTCCATGTGACAGATTACTCCAATGCTTCCCGTACCATGCTGTTTAATATCCATAATTTGGAATGGGATCAAAAAATCCTTGAAGAATTGGGCATACCACGCGTTATGCTGCCTAAAGTTGCCGCGTCCTCAGAGGTCTATGGCCAAACCAATATCGGCGGTAAAGGCGGCACTCGCATTCCTATCGCGGGTATCGCAGGCGACCAGCAAGCAGCCTTGTACGGGCAACTGTGTGTATTCCCCGGAATGGCGAAAAATACTTACGGCACCGGCTGCTTCTTGTTAATGAACACAGGCAAAGATGCTGTTCGTTCCAATCACGGTTTGTTGACAACGATTTGCTGTGGTCCACGTGGTGAAGTCAATTATGCACTGGAAGGCGCAGTATTTGTTGGTGGAGCCTCCATCCAATGGCTGCGTGATGAACTGAAACTCATTGCAGATGCTACAGATTCAGAATACTTTGCAACCAAAGTCAAAGATAGCAATGGTGTTTATGTTGTTCCTGCCTTTACTGGCCTTGGTGCCCCGTATTGGGATCCTTACGCCCGTGGCGCTATTTTCGGTCTGACCCGTGGCGCCAATAGTAACCATATTATTCGTGCTACCCTGGAATCCATCGCTTACCAAACCCGCGATGTCCTGGACGCTATGCAAGCTGATGCGGGTACACGCCTGCAAGCCCTGCGCGTAGATGGCGGCGCTGTCGCCAACAACTTCCTGATGCAGTTCCAGTCCGATATTCTCGGCACGCGTGTAGAACGCCCTGAAGTGCGTGAAAGCACAGCTTTAGGCGCGGCTTTTCTTGCAGGTTTAGCTGTCGGCTTCTGGCGAGATCTGGATGAAGTGAAAAGTAAGGCTGTAATCGAAAAAGAATTCCGCCCAAGTATCGAAACGACTGAACGCAACCATAAATATAATGGCTGGAAGAAAGCCGTTGCCAGAGCCCAAGAGTGGGAAGACCGCGCTTAA
- the emrD gene encoding multidrug efflux MFS transporter EmrD produces the protein MKKIEHFNLLLMLIALAAVGQMTQTIYVPVIADMASDLNQPAGEVQRVMAAYLFSYGSSQLFYGPLSDKVGRRPVILAGMSIYLMATICALFAPNLLVLVIASALQGLGTGVAGVMVRTMPRDLYTGTALRYANSLLNMAILVSPLAAPMIGGMVAHYFGWRSCYLFLFMLGAVVAFFLARHLPETRPTGTGHSTMLVSFHQLLSHGSFVSYLTMLVGGLAGIAVFEASSGVLMGAVLGLDSLTVSILFILPIPAAFLGAWYAGREGKTFYQLMWRSVACCLLAGILMWLPGWFGIMNIWTLLIPAALFFFGAGMLFPLATTGAMEPFPYLAGAAGALVGGLQNIGSGIATWLSAMLPQNNQFSVGMLMFSMSLLILFCWLPISQRFQRQEHTVS, from the coding sequence ATGAAAAAAATAGAACACTTTAATTTATTGTTAATGCTAATTGCCTTGGCCGCTGTAGGGCAAATGACGCAAACAATCTATGTGCCAGTTATTGCTGATATGGCAAGCGATCTTAATCAGCCTGCGGGTGAAGTTCAGCGGGTGATGGCGGCATATCTGTTTTCTTACGGATCCTCACAACTTTTTTATGGACCGCTGTCTGACAAGGTGGGACGTCGCCCTGTGATTTTAGCGGGAATGTCGATTTATCTTATGGCGACGATATGTGCTCTGTTTGCGCCAAACTTGCTGGTACTGGTGATTGCGAGTGCATTACAGGGATTGGGCACAGGGGTAGCTGGTGTGATGGTGCGCACTATGCCACGGGATTTATATACGGGCACGGCGTTGCGTTATGCCAATAGCTTGCTAAATATGGCCATATTGGTTAGCCCTCTGGCTGCTCCCATGATTGGTGGGATGGTTGCTCACTATTTTGGTTGGCGCTCCTGCTACTTGTTTTTATTCATGCTAGGGGCTGTCGTTGCTTTTTTCTTGGCGCGGCATTTACCGGAGACTCGTCCCACCGGGACTGGACATAGTACGATGTTGGTTTCTTTCCACCAGTTACTCTCGCATGGTTCTTTTGTCTCTTACCTGACCATGTTGGTGGGTGGTCTGGCTGGGATTGCTGTTTTTGAAGCCAGTAGCGGTGTGTTGATGGGGGCAGTTTTAGGGCTGGATAGCCTAACCGTCAGTATTTTATTTATCTTGCCAATTCCGGCAGCGTTTTTGGGAGCATGGTATGCGGGGCGTGAAGGTAAGACATTTTATCAGCTCATGTGGCGCTCTGTGGCCTGTTGCTTGCTGGCGGGTATCTTGATGTGGTTGCCCGGTTGGTTTGGTATTATGAATATCTGGACATTGTTGATACCTGCCGCATTATTCTTTTTTGGTGCCGGTATGTTGTTCCCACTGGCAACGACTGGAGCAATGGAGCCCTTCCCTTATTTGGCCGGCGCCGCAGGTGCCTTGGTTGGGGGATTGCAGAATATAGGTTCAGGTATAGCAACATGGTTGTCGGCAATGTTACCGCAAAATAACCAATTTAGCGTTGGGATGTTGATGTTTTCCATGTCCTTGCTGATTCTATTTTGTTGGCTACCCATTTCCCAGCGCTTCCAGCGTCAGGAACATACAGTTTCGTAA
- the fpr gene encoding ferredoxin--NADP(+) reductase, with protein MANWVTGKVTDITNWTDALFSIKVHAPVEKFTAGQFAKLALEIEGERIQRAYSYVNAPNDNNLEFYLVTVPEGKLSSRLAELKTGDELLVTEQAAGFFVLDEIPDCQTLWMLSTGTAIGPYLSILQQGAGLERFENIVLVHAARWGKDLSYLPMMQELEKKFQGKLRIQTIVSREKWPNSLMGRIPALIENGELESAVGLPIQAENSHIMLCGNPQMVRDTQQLLKEQRNMAKHLRRKPGHITSEQYW; from the coding sequence ATGGCAAATTGGGTTACAGGAAAAGTTACCGACATAACCAACTGGACTGATGCACTTTTCAGCATCAAAGTTCATGCACCAGTAGAAAAATTCACCGCCGGACAATTTGCAAAACTGGCACTGGAAATTGAAGGGGAGCGCATCCAACGGGCTTACTCTTATGTCAACGCTCCCAATGATAATAATCTGGAGTTTTATTTGGTAACCGTCCCAGAAGGAAAACTCAGCTCCCGACTGGCTGAACTAAAAACCGGAGATGAATTATTGGTAACAGAGCAGGCGGCTGGTTTTTTCGTTCTTGATGAAATTCCTGACTGTCAAACACTCTGGATGCTTTCCACTGGCACCGCCATTGGCCCTTACCTTTCCATCCTCCAGCAAGGAGCCGGTCTAGAACGATTCGAAAATATCGTTTTGGTTCATGCGGCCAGATGGGGAAAAGATTTGAGTTATCTGCCCATGATGCAGGAATTAGAGAAAAAATTTCAGGGTAAACTGCGGATACAGACCATCGTCAGTCGAGAAAAATGGCCAAATTCGCTCATGGGCAGAATTCCGGCATTAATTGAAAATGGCGAATTGGAATCGGCTGTCGGCTTACCCATTCAGGCAGAAAACAGCCATATCATGCTGTGCGGGAACCCCCAAATGGTCAGGGATACCCAGCAACTATTAAAAGAGCAACGCAATATGGCAAAACATCTGCGTCGTAAACCAGGCCATATCACCAGCGAGCAATACTGGTAA
- a CDS encoding DUF805 domain-containing protein gives MLVFILLLTELNPGKTASTIGKEYMTLQQWGFSFKGRIGRREFWIGIAICFTLIFILLTLHGMNVLPINYAAVGVALLLYPTAAIFSKRLHDRNKHGGWVLLGALAWILLSLDWSAMAPIWQWGIGRFVPTLVFVMMILDCGVFRGTEGANRFGEMAETVDYISAKEN, from the coding sequence ATGCTTGTTTTCATTTTATTACTCACTGAGTTAAATCCTGGAAAAACAGCATCCACAATTGGAAAAGAGTACATGACATTACAACAATGGGGATTCTCATTCAAAGGCCGAATTGGAAGGCGAGAGTTTTGGATCGGTATAGCTATCTGTTTCACCTTGATTTTTATACTCCTGACACTGCACGGAATGAATGTTCTCCCCATAAATTATGCGGCGGTTGGTGTTGCTTTGCTATTGTATCCAACGGCGGCAATTTTTTCGAAGCGCCTGCATGACAGGAATAAACATGGCGGTTGGGTATTACTAGGTGCGCTAGCATGGATACTGCTGTCCCTTGACTGGAGCGCAATGGCGCCGATATGGCAGTGGGGAATTGGCCGTTTTGTCCCAACACTGGTTTTTGTCATGATGATATTGGATTGTGGTGTATTCCGTGGTACGGAAGGTGCCAATCGCTTTGGTGAGATGGCAGAAACGGTTGATTACATTTCTGCCAAGGAAAACTGA